CTCGGATTTTTCCTGCTGCATATTCTCCTTCTTTTTGATGAACTATGAATATTCTGTGCTTACAATCCCGGCTATCAATATTTTTTAAGTAATAGGGTTTTCCTTCATATCTAAAATTGTCATATATTTTCGCTGGTATATTATTGGCTAATTTGTCACTAGTATATAGACAAACTACTTGAACATTTGGCAGCAAACTAAAACGATCAACAACAGACTGGGACTCATAACCATTATTCATACCAATAACAATATCAGCCATCATTCCTATTTCAGAGATTTGTGCAATGATTTTGGGAATAGTATATGGTAAATAATTTTCGGCTCCTGTTGCGGCAGCAACAACTCCTATTATTCTTGTGCAATCAAAAGTATTATTAGTTAAAGATTGAATCCATTCTCGATAAGACAAAACACTTTTGACATCTTCTTGTAATCTTTTGTTTTGTTGTTTACGTAATGAAAATTTTTCTTTTAATATCTTTCCTGGCAATCCAGATGTGACAAATTGCTTGAAAATTTTCAAAAACATTGTTTGACCCTATTCATTTACTGAAATATTTAGAAAAGCAGGACTTCTGTCATATTTCAATTTGCCGTATTCCAACTTTATGATACGGTCTGCAATGTAAAAATATCGGTCATCATGGGTAATAACCAGTACAGTTTTACCTCTATTTTTTAGTTCTGGTAAAAGTTGAGTGTAGAATATTTCCTTAAAGACAGGATCTTGATCTGAAGCCCACTCATCAAACATATAAATAGGACGATCTTCTAAGTAGGTAGTGAGCAAAGCGAGGCGTTTGCGCTGTCCTTGAGAAAGGTTTGTTGTAGAAAGCACACCATCTTTGACTTTAACTTTATGGTCAAGTTGTAGTTGCACAAGGTAATTTTGAGTTTGAGTGTCTAGGTTGCTATTATCCAAACCCAACAAACGCTCAAAAAGGTAGAAGTCAGAAAATACTACTGAAAATTGCTGACGATACCACTCTCTATTGTGATTATCGATTAGTTTACCATCTAAATAAATTTCTCCAGTTTCAGGGATATAAAGACCAGAAATTAATTTAGCTAGGGTAGACTTACCACTACCATTACCTCCGACTATAAAAATTAATTCTCCTGGATAGAATTTCAAGTTAATAGGACCAAGGATAAAGTTAGTTTCCTCTCGCTCCTGATAATATATATGAGTTACATTTACAAGTTCTAGATACTGCCAAAATTGACCTAAGGAAAGTATTTTTTCAGAGTAAGTTTCGTTGGAACTACTAGGTAATGAAAGTCCCAGAGACTCAACTTTTTTTAATGCTACTAAGGCTCTAGTTACAGTAGGCAGCATACTCATGATGTGTTCTAAAGGTGACATCATGTAGATGATAGTTAGGGCATAAGCAGAGATAATTGTAAAATGAATCTTTGTTAAAGAAGGTAGAGTGAATAAAAGCAAACCGATTGCAATAAAAAAGAGAATTTGTCCCCAACTGGCAGCAGCTGCAAAAACGCTCAAACCGAGAACGTTATGATGACGGTATGATAGGGCAGTAGTGCAAAGGTCTTCTTTGAGAAATGATTGTCGTCGCTGATGGTGCAGCTTAAGTTCCTTTGTGCCTTGAGTGATGGCGCAGAAGTGGTTAAATAACTTATCTTCCTGTTCGCGAGCCAATTCCAGCAAGGACATGGCTTTCATCATTGGTAGTAGATAGCTGAATATTCCCAGGAACAGAAAGCAAAGACCGATCACGAACACAGTGGTAGAAAGCCAACCAAGATAAATCAGGCAGGCAATAACAATGGCAATATTGATACAGAAAAAAGGAATAATCAGAACTGTACTAGAAATTGTTCGGATATCTTCAGTAAGGACAGCTAAAAGACGATAAGCACCAATTTGTTCTAATAGACGTAAGGGAGAAGCAAGAATACGGCGACTTAACAACATCCGTAGGTCAAGAATAGCTTTTTCTGAAAGATGGATGAGCAAGACTTGAGAAGCAAAATTAGCAATAAGCCGCACCAGACACAAAGCAACAAAGCTCGAAACTAAGGTAGTGGTCGATGGTTGATTTTGACTTAATGTGGCGTTGATTAGAGCAATCAAACCAGCAGCACAGCCACCACTAAGGATACCAGCCAATATAGCAAGGCTGAGGAGAAGAGCGGAAGTGCGTAACAGAAGGCGCAAAAGGTTCATGAAATTCCTCTTCAACAGCCAAAGGTTCAAATTGTAGAGTCTACAAATGCATCTATTCGAGTTAATGATGCGATCGCACTTAGTTGTCTAATTCTTTAAAGTGAAATATTAGTGTCAATAGGTTGCCTTGAAAGTTCATAAGGTTGGTATTCGATTAATCGAATGTTCCAAGGCCCTTTAATCTGATAACTGATGCCGCGCCATTCCACTTTTTGTGTCAATATCGCCGATACGACCGTGACTGCATAAACTAACTGTGTCAATGGAATTGCCACCAGAGTTTTTGCCATCATCAAGGCTGAAAATGGAGTCGTTGATTCACCCCGTGCCCGAATCACTCGCCGCACAACTTGTTCCACAAATACCAGTTGCACAGCTATTGCCAGGATGTAGCTAGCAAATCCTCCAGCTATCCCTAGTGCAGTACCTATGTTTCCCTTACTTAGTGCAATTAGCAGCAGCACTATTGTCAGTACAACAGCCAATGTAGATGTGAATACTTGGGCGACAATAAGCAGCCATTGAGGATTGTAAAGCCGTGTGGAGAGTAATTGGCGTGTAATGAAGCGCAAACATCGAGCTAAATTGCACTCCTCACGATTGGGCATCATGACTGTAGGTACAAATTTCACGTTTAAGCCCATCGCTTGTAATGCTCCAAGAATGGGGGCGTCAACGGAAATGCTTTGTGTCCATTTCTCCAATAGCCCTGATTGCCGTAATACAGAAAGCCTCATTGCTATTGAGCCTCCCCAAGGAGCTTGCTGGGTACACATAAAGACGACGGCTACTGTGTTCCATAGATATCGAACTAGCGAACCCCATTGTCCGCTTTGCGTTATGTACCAACGGTTTCCTGTGGTGGCTCCTATCCGCTCATCCATTAGGGGTATAACTAGTTCACGCAGCCAGGTGGGATGGGCGATGACATCGGCATCTATAAAAGCCACTACCTGATAAGAATCGTCTAGTGCTTTGATAGCTTGCACTAATGCACTGCCTTTAAGACTACATGTGTTGTGCCGAGCAATTAAAGGGTTGACTTGAACGTGTGTTGCTTGTGCTTGCTGAATCGTTTTGTTAACGATATTCCAGGCTGGATCTTCTTGACTATCGACAACAATGTGCAAGTTGTATTGCGGATAGTTCTGGTAGAGTAAGGCACGCACACAAGCAGCTAAGAATGGATCAGCACCTCGCAGAGAAAGAATGACTGCTGCCTTAGGCAACAACTCGTCTTGTATAGTCTTTGGGCTTGGCAAATTCATTGATGATACAAAAGCCAGTATATAAAATATCTGGAGAACCACAAAAGCTGTCAAAATCCCAAAAAGAGCGATCGCTAACACATTCATTGATTTACCTCAAACTCATTAACTTTGCCTGGATAAGTCACAAATGCGAATGATCCACAAACTTGTTTGTGCAGCAAGACGCTCACTCTTGATTCAGTTGTCCATCTGCGTAACACTTCTGCTTCGCACTCGCGATCTGCATCATCGAGCAAGATGAGTGCATTGTCACAAAGGTGCTGGCCAAGAACAGGCAAAAGTCCATATCGACCACCAGGAGTTTGATTACTAGGAGGACCGTCACAAATAACCAGGCGAAAATTATTTGGTAGACAAGAAAATGGAGGATTGTACCAACAAAAGCCTCCAAAGTTGTGTAAGGGCGATAGATAGAGATTGACTCCCGGAATTTTATAGCGTTCTAGCACGGTATTAACACGTGTATACCATTGCGGAATATGCTCCAGTGACCAAATCTCAACGCCACGCCGACCCGCAAGCAACCCCAGTAGAATAGTTGTGAGTCCGCTACCACACTCTAGAATAGGCCCAGGAGTCTTTACAGCCTGCTTCGCTACTTCCTCTAGGTAATCAAGGTTGGCAGCAAAATGATTATTCCCCCAACCTGCCAGCAATCCGGCAAGCATTTTGCGGGTTGGCATTTTACCTGGTGGGAAGTTGGCAATCTCTAGTAGCAACTCATGAAATGTGGGTGTAAACCACGCTTGTTGATACAACTTTAGTTGAGCATTGAGGAACTTGAAACCCCAAGCTGTGGTTGTGAGTATATTCCCAATCAGGTAAGGAATAGAGGAGTTTCTAAGCAGTTTTGTCATGACTTTAATTTTTTGAGAAGTTATGATCAGAAAAATTATCGAAATCTATCTCAAGTTAGTTTGAGATTTTTTATTAGCAGATGAGCCGTTTTCAAGAAAGCAACTGGAAAGTAGAACTAGGCACGTCTGTATTGATTATTAGCTAAATTTTCTGCACGCATTTGGTTGAGTTTAGTGATAGCAATCCAACGATAAACTGCATCTACAAATTGTGGAGTAATTTGACCAATTGCAAATATTAGCTTGGTAAAAAATTCTGCGATCGCATTTTCATTAATAATTACTTCTGCTTTGTTTTTCTGAATAGCTTTAATTACTGCTTTTGCTACTTCTTCTGGTGTTGATATACCCGCTAACATAGGAGTAGGCAAGCCACTATTTACAGTCATCCCAGTTTCAGAAATATATCCTGGACAAATGGCTGAAAACTTTATACCACTACCGACTAATTCCTGTCGCAAAGAATCAGTCCACATAATTAAACCAGCTTTACTCGCTGAATAGATGCTATTGTAAGGAACTCCCTTTTTGCCAGCTAGAGACGAAATATTAACAATGTGACCACTACCACGCTCCAACATACTTGGCAATAATAAACGGGTTAATTCCATCGCCGCTAATAGATTAGTTGTCAATACTGACTGGAGGTCTTCAAGAGAATAATTTGTGAAAGATTGATAAATTTCTACTCCAGTATTATTAATTAAAATATCAACTGGAGCAATTGTGTTATGAATATGCTGTATTAAAGCCGATATATTTTCTAAGTTACTGATATCAAAGGTAAAACCGATAAACTTACCACCAAGAGCTTTGACTTCATCACGTGTTTTATTCAGTCCAGACTTAGAACGAGAAATACCAATGACAGTTGCTTGCTCTTTTGCTAGAGCATAAGCAATATATACTCCTAGACCACGTGAAGCTCCAGTCAAAATTACTGTTTTATTCGCTATAATTGTCATGATAAACAACCTACCTAAGTCAGATAAAGTTTACTATGTCTGCTAAGCATTAATAACTAAAGAAAACACTAAAAGGCTAAAATTAATCAATTAGCCATTTTTATTGTCTAAAATCTTCAAAGTCTGCCAAGTAAATCAAAAAAGAGAATAGCTCATGCCAGCTTAAAAAGACTGGTTTTTTAATTGTTTCAAGTTTCGTTCTTTTAATTTGTATTGATACGCATGTTATTCTGATAAGATACTAGATTGCAACTCATATGCAACAAATTTGCAATACCTTAAGACAATCAAAAACTAGTGTAAAAATACTCGCATCTTAAGAAATCACAACTAAGTTGCATGATGTTGCACTAAAGTTGCATTTCAATATACAAACTAATTATTTTCTGTAATGCTCGAATTTAGTTCATTATGCCTAATTTAAAAAAAAGAAGCATAATAAGCTTTCACTTTTTGCTTTATTATTTGCCAGTGGAAGAAACACCACTGGCTTTTGATTGCAGTAGATAAAAGTAAAAATTTATAAGTATAAATAAAATCTGGAGTGAATATAATTCATTTGTAGTTAGACTAAGTCTACAAACAGATGATGTGGTGCTACATCTCCTTATGAACAAGGAATTTTAATTATGCAAACTAAGGCGCAATAGAGATATTATACTTGTCCGACTCTCCTTTGATATTGTTCATAGACATGTCGCTTGTCAATCACTAGATTTGTCACCAAAAGAAAAAAGCCAGTGCCAAGAACACCACTGGCGAGAATGAATCCAAGAGCACAAGGTTCGCTGAGCTAAATTTAAGAATTACAGAAAATCATAATTTTATAAAGGTATATGCAACAACCATGCAACATAATGATTGTTTGTCCTTGGTGTGATGATTCAATAGAGTTCTCTTGGAAATGGTGTAAGGGTGTAGAATCTAGGGGAAGTGGGGAATACAGTCTCCTGACTAATGCTACGAAATCTAATACATATTTGGCTGTAGCATTTCATCTATCACAGCATAGGCTGGTAGCTTATACCAAAGCTACTAACGGTCATCACATTAAATTTGCTATGTCAACCTATTTTCCATTCCTCTTCTTTTCCTTCTTCCTACCCTGCGGGTAGACATGAAGTGGCTTCTGTTCCCTGAAAGGGTTCCCGAAGGGTAAGTAGCCTATGAGCGCGTCTACGTGGTTCGTTTTTATCCCTTATAATGAATGCGATAGATCACTAGCGCAGCTATCGATGATATTTTATGGATCTAGCGAGTATTTTATGGCAATCTTAATCGTTTTATTTGTCTTGAGTGAAAAACTTGCGTCTTGAAACTTTGGTATACCAGTTTTTATTGATATTGTCGGATTATTAGAAACACCAAAACCCTCTTGTGGAATACCTAAAAAATTTCTGTTTAATTGATAATCTCCATTTTGATCATCAACTACAGCAACAGCATAAGTTCCAGGCTTCAATCCGTAGAATTCCTTTTTTATAGAAGTTCCTTGAATCCGAACACAACTACTTTGTTCTTCACTGGTATCTGTTAGAGGAAACCCTTGTTCATTATTATAGATTCTCAGGCAAATCTGCCCTTTTTGATTACGGATTCCATCTACTACAACAGTTAGTTTTATATTGGAATTATAATTTGGATTTGCTCTTGCTAAATCCAAAATGACAAAATTAGAGAGTAAAAATAGATAAAACAGAGTGATTCTTTTTATCATAAATATGTTTGCAATTTGTAGTTTTGGCTAATTTGCTATGACATCAATTTTTGAATATCTGTTATTTGCAGCCATTCTTGTGTGCGCCGCATTCCTTCTGCTAGATCAATTTTTGGTTGAAAATTCAACATATTTTGTGCTTTGGCAATAGAATAAGCGTAGGGACGAGAAAGAAAATCTACAGTTTCCGGTAGAAGATGAGATTTTTTCCGAAAAAGTTTTTGTCCCTGTTCGCGCACACGCAGTAATAGTTTGGCTTCATCTTTTGGTAGAGAATAAGGTACAGGTAAATTTGCCATTTCAGCTAAGCGAGTAAAATATTCTCTCCAAGAAGTTTTCTGCCCATCGGTGATGTTAAAGATTTCTCCATGTGCTTCCTTTTCGATCGCAAGAAAGATGCCATCAATCAAGTTATCGATATATACATGATTAATGACTCCTCGTCCATCGTTAATTAATGCAAATAATTTTTGCTGCATCATCAGTAGTGGTCGGACTATCCAAGGAATACTCCCCGGCCCGTAAACATCTCCTGGTCTGATAATGATGATCCCAAAACCTGGCGGGGCATGGAGTTGTAAAAGTGCTTCTTCTGCTTCTATTTTTGTCTGGCAGAAAGGATTATTCTCGCCACGCAGTGGTCCATCTTCCGTGATGCCATCAGGATAGTTGAAGCCATAAACCATAGCGCTGGAGAGATGAGTAAAGATTTTGACGCCAGCACTCTTAGCAGCCTTAGCCATGTTGACGGTTCCACCAACATTGACCTCACGAAAATGCTTGAGTGATCCACTTTCTTGGACAATACCAGCTGTATGCAAAACGATGTCTACTCCCTGGCAAGCCTTATAGGCAGTCGTAGGATCTGTGACACTGCCAATCATAACCTCCGCACCTAGTTTTTGCGCTTGTTTAACTTTTTCGGCAGAACGTCCCAAACCACGAACTTTCATCCCTCGTGCTATGGCTAGCTCAGCAGTTCGTAAGCCAATAAATCCACTAATTCCCGAAATTAAAAGTGTTTGTTCACACAGGTTCATAAAACTTACTCACTCTATTTGTGGAACCAATCCGTCTTGAAAAGCTTTGAACGGAGTTTTTCTCCGATCAAACTTTTCGCAAAATCCAAAATCTAAAATCTAAAATCGAACGACCGCGTCTACGGGCTCGACGAGCAACACTACTCAAAGCACGAGGAGCAATTGAAGTTAGCTGCGTTTGGGGGATCGCAACTATTTGATCAGTAAAAGTGAATTTTGGATTTTTACAGGCTTTTATAATACAAGCAAGGACATGATCAGCGAGAATTTCCGCAGTTTCCTGACTAATAGCAGGTTCAGAAAACATGAAATTCAAAAACATTTTTTCTTCAAAAGTTAGAACAGCAACACACAAACCTCTAAATGCTGCATTTGCAGTCACAAAGCTAATTTCTTCAAGTTCAAATACACCATAATTTGAAGGGATGTTGACTCTACCTATAT
Above is a genomic segment from Fischerella sp. JS2 containing:
- a CDS encoding cyclic peptide export ABC transporter, with product MNLLRLLLRTSALLLSLAILAGILSGGCAAGLIALINATLSQNQPSTTTLVSSFVALCLVRLIANFASQVLLIHLSEKAILDLRMLLSRRILASPLRLLEQIGAYRLLAVLTEDIRTISSTVLIIPFFCINIAIVIACLIYLGWLSTTVFVIGLCFLFLGIFSYLLPMMKAMSLLELAREQEDKLFNHFCAITQGTKELKLHHQRRQSFLKEDLCTTALSYRHHNVLGLSVFAAAASWGQILFFIAIGLLLFTLPSLTKIHFTIISAYALTIIYMMSPLEHIMSMLPTVTRALVALKKVESLGLSLPSSSNETYSEKILSLGQFWQYLELVNVTHIYYQEREETNFILGPINLKFYPGELIFIVGGNGSGKSTLAKLISGLYIPETGEIYLDGKLIDNHNREWYRQQFSVVFSDFYLFERLLGLDNSNLDTQTQNYLVQLQLDHKVKVKDGVLSTTNLSQGQRKRLALLTTYLEDRPIYMFDEWASDQDPVFKEIFYTQLLPELKNRGKTVLVITHDDRYFYIADRIIKLEYGKLKYDRSPAFLNISVNE
- a CDS encoding glycosyltransferase family 2 protein; translation: MNVLAIALFGILTAFVVLQIFYILAFVSSMNLPSPKTIQDELLPKAAVILSLRGADPFLAACVRALLYQNYPQYNLHIVVDSQEDPAWNIVNKTIQQAQATHVQVNPLIARHNTCSLKGSALVQAIKALDDSYQVVAFIDADVIAHPTWLRELVIPLMDERIGATTGNRWYITQSGQWGSLVRYLWNTVAVVFMCTQQAPWGGSIAMRLSVLRQSGLLEKWTQSISVDAPILGALQAMGLNVKFVPTVMMPNREECNLARCLRFITRQLLSTRLYNPQWLLIVAQVFTSTLAVVLTIVLLLIALSKGNIGTALGIAGGFASYILAIAVQLVFVEQVVRRVIRARGESTTPFSALMMAKTLVAIPLTQLVYAVTVVSAILTQKVEWRGISYQIKGPWNIRLIEYQPYELSRQPIDTNISL
- a CDS encoding SDR family NAD(P)-dependent oxidoreductase — encoded protein: MTIIANKTVILTGASRGLGVYIAYALAKEQATVIGISRSKSGLNKTRDEVKALGGKFIGFTFDISNLENISALIQHIHNTIAPVDILINNTGVEIYQSFTNYSLEDLQSVLTTNLLAAMELTRLLLPSMLERGSGHIVNISSLAGKKGVPYNSIYSASKAGLIMWTDSLRQELVGSGIKFSAICPGYISETGMTVNSGLPTPMLAGISTPEEVAKAVIKAIQKNKAEVIINENAIAEFFTKLIFAIGQITPQFVDAVYRWIAITKLNQMRAENLANNQYRRA
- a CDS encoding DUF2141 domain-containing protein yields the protein MIKRITLFYLFLLSNFVILDLARANPNYNSNIKLTVVVDGIRNQKGQICLRIYNNEQGFPLTDTSEEQSSCVRIQGTSIKKEFYGLKPGTYAVAVVDDQNGDYQLNRNFLGIPQEGFGVSNNPTISIKTGIPKFQDASFSLKTNKTIKIAIKYSLDP
- a CDS encoding NAD-dependent epimerase/dehydratase family protein, with protein sequence MNLCEQTLLISGISGFIGLRTAELAIARGMKVRGLGRSAEKVKQAQKLGAEVMIGSVTDPTTAYKACQGVDIVLHTAGIVQESGSLKHFREVNVGGTVNMAKAAKSAGVKIFTHLSSAMVYGFNYPDGITEDGPLRGENNPFCQTKIEAEEALLQLHAPPGFGIIIIRPGDVYGPGSIPWIVRPLLMMQQKLFALINDGRGVINHVYIDNLIDGIFLAIEKEAHGEIFNITDGQKTSWREYFTRLAEMANLPVPYSLPKDEAKLLLRVREQGQKLFRKKSHLLPETVDFLSRPYAYSIAKAQNMLNFQPKIDLAEGMRRTQEWLQITDIQKLMS